The following are from one region of the Magallana gigas chromosome 6, xbMagGiga1.1, whole genome shotgun sequence genome:
- the LOC105335661 gene encoding HEAT repeat-containing protein 5B isoform X3 translates to MELAHSLLLNEEALSKIPDNKKPVFVFEWLRFLDKVLVAAQKSDIKEKQKQLVAQLTSQISESPGPPTRKLLARNLATIFSVGDTFDLFETLNKCNDIIKNRDDSPSYLPTRLAAIACLGAMYEKLGRMTGRSYEETVQILIKSLKNAESQGRTEIMSTLEKVIKGLGSAGNSTYKDVYKATKQCMTDRSMVVRFAAAKCMSQLVNEAPFMYTSELETVSSLCFRALDGSNYDVRCAVAKLLGNLMSTTQSPKAVNTAKWKQPKLDDCLNLLSVGFLKGGIGSGNINREIRVGVTHAYIEFVKSMGGLWLERNISVFLNHILDLVANPKATPTHVDAVYARKCILFIIRSAIGGLLGEKAQIAAAKEISQVIVKQMNIVGEATAESDGRPSNSDIVGSQHVLVCALHELGSLVLRLGTSASPLVAEPATGIIEPVVSVLIHPSHAARLAASWCLGSISRALPSQLTPLMDRCVERMDKLKTSPEAVSGYSSALAALLGGVYQCPLGIPHAKGKQLFNLSEELLRTASQNSRLSLQRTQSGWLLLGSLMTLGPAVVKNHLPRMLLLWKNAFPRSVKELDAEKQRGDSFTWQVTLEARSGALGAMNSFLLHCRDLVTEDVIRRLLAPLKCALLMFTQLPWVIKQYGTHLKASAAMVRLRLYDVLSQLPPESFEGTYTDLLRELVAEFTLTDNPANTTTSLLRAMCHVDDSVILGSWLQETDHKAIEDQFEPNRKVDKEVLQPNSASGSGALEHDSQSLFARCPASEPIPGPLPLGVAVIDSSVRLYGLVFPRVAHKHRLQMLQHFIECIKQAKSVRQQAVQMNIFTSVLCALKNLADAKESLGPDEVKKSAFNLIMGALSSTNPILRCAAGEALGRMTQVVGDSRFIADMAQYSFNSLKSARDVINRTGHSLALGCLHRYVGGMGSGQHLNTSVSILLALAQDSNSPVVQVWALHALGLIADSGGPMFRSYVEPTLSLVLQLLLSVPPSTVDVHQCLGKCLSALITSLGPELQGNSSAIATARMYCLVCCAIMQDHPDSLVQAEAITCLQQLHMFAPRHVNLTSLVPHLCATLASSHLLLRRAAVGCLRQLVTREAGEVSDQALTLAGDGTNEDSIVTETGLEGLLFGMMDTETDGKLISDVQDTLVSLLQSLATQNLTRWLLLLKGVLSASTDSGSTGPLESGLQDNKDKDDDDEEEDAELEFKANQPDVTHPTVAPRWPTRVFATECLQKILVACEGVQANFDLELAREIKMKTSNENLLVLHLSELVRMAFIAATSDSNQLRLAGLSALQDIITKFATVPEPEFPGHVILEQFQAQVSAALRPAFSPDTSSDVTAAACDVCSTWIGSGVARDLNDLRRVHQLLVSSLAKLNAGKSQSPLYNESAVTMEKLAVLGAWAEVYIVAVEREHEKETKPPREEDDYGESSRESLLSLVQPELPTLSQNWLGALRDYAYLSLPTEYSSQLPSDGGTFYHPDTVDNAKPHYKKRWTPILHALAIWLHETGFSVGEMNKESDKNSTVPANAPANMKREEINSDRFYLILGICVEALSNPQTVLTTHAVNGILKALCAVLTSEWPKQQIGVDPILSKEVLNVMHRVFLTQESVYTEFLAVEVVKAVLLAGKDCLQQDRTKTKEKEMEASTSSSESMDISESSSLGDGGEEGDIIPEKSVVYAALEVCLCVISRQIPALNPSAPSTGFQVPTRHTKISDENCSLVASILLILADLPNLCSKNGSTSILPTILFLITGVLREMSNKGAERKSPVVVQGCLTALRTLCSSLFLDDEDVGNKWRELLKSALITVLQNAKPNDDKPAMDEVTLLATITMFLVWGPDEIAQTPAIQTQCVGVFKDCWGSKNPEVQMKCLQMFTSVIQKLDKKKATSYIRGVAAKFLEYLLILKDDKSGLDSQHALVTASLNFAEVLVDKAEEDKRLTLLSLLLPVLVSFLVDENKYASVSKTTQAIHDDCLNRLVKVGPMYPEQFKTIMTSNADLKLKLGLAIKHSQTVASSQKKTEMAANRQKLNQPAKPTIALKTNFGNFAAS, encoded by the exons ATGGAATTAGCACATTCCTTGCTTTTAAATGAAGAAGCGCTGTCAAAAATCCCAGACAACAAGAAACCAGTGTTTGTATTTGAATGGCTGAGATTTCTGGACAAAGTTCTTGTTGCAGCTCAAAAG TCtgatattaaagaaaaacagaAACAATTGGTAGCTCAGCTCACCTCACAGATCAGCGAGTCCCCTGGTCCTCCCACCAGGAAACTTTTGGCCCGCAATCTTGCCACAATATTTAGTGTCGGAGACACATTCGACTTATTTGAAACACTGAACAAGTGTAATGATATCATCAAGAATCGTGATGATTCTCCAAGCTACTTACCCACAAGATT GGCAGCTATTGCTTGTTTGGGAGCTATGTATGAAAAGCTCGGAAGAATGACAGGCAGATCTTATGAGGAGACAGTCCAGATTTTGATCAAGTCACTAAAGAATGCAGAG TCTCAAGGTCGTACCGAGATCATGTCAACCCTGGAGAAGGTCATTAAGGGGCTGGGGTCGGCAGGGAACAGCACTTACAAGGACGTGTACAAGGCCACCAAGCAGTGTATGACAGACCGGTCCATGGTGGTCCGATTTGCCGCCGCCAAG tgCATGTCCCAACTAGTAAATGAGGCCCCATTTATGTACACCAGTGAGCTGGAGACAGTTAGTTCCCTTTGTTTCCGAGCCCTAGATGGCTCCAACTATGATGTCCGATGTGCAGTGGCAAAGCTCCTGGGAAATCTAATGTCAACCACCCAGAGCCCAAAGGCAGTAAACACAG CCAAATGGAAGCAGCCCAAGCTAGATGATTGTTTGAACCTGTTGTCTGTGGGTTTCCTGAAGGGAGGGATCGGGAGTGGCAACATCAATCGTGAGATCCGCGTCGGGGTCACTCAC GCCTATATTGAGTTTGTGAAGTCCATGGGGGGTCTATGGCTGGAGAGAAACATCTCGGTGTTTCTGAACCACATCCTCGATTTGGTGGCTAACCCCAAGGCCACACCCACTCATGTGGATGCAGTGTATGCCAGGAAGTGTATACTGTTCATCATCAGGTCAGCCATAGGGGGACTACTGGGGGAGAAGGCACAGATCGCAGCAGCCAAGGAGATCTCACAAGTCATTGTTAAACAGATGAACATTGTTG GTGAAGCTACAGCAGAGTCTGATGGAAGACCTTCCAATTCCGATATTGTAGGGAGCCAGCATGTTTTGGTATGTGCCCTGCATGAACTGGGCAGCCTGGTGCTGAGGTTGGGAACCTCGGCCAGTCCACTGGTAGCTGAACCAGCCACAG GTATCATTGAGCCTGTGGTTTCTGTGCTCATTCACCCGAGTCATGCAGCTCGTCTGGCAGCCTCCTGGTGTCTGGGGAGTATCTCCCGGGCCCTACCCTCCCAGCTGACCCCTCTGATGGACAGGTGTGTTGAGAGGATGGACAAATTGAAGACCTCCCCAGAGGCTGTGTCAGGGTATAGCAGTGCCCTTGCTGCCCTCCTTGGAGGAGTCTATCAGTGTCCTCTTGGTATTCCTCATGCTAAGGGCAAG CAACTGTTCAACCTATCTGAGGAGCTGTTGAGGACTGCATCTCAGAACAGTCGCCTGTCCTTACAGAGGACCCAGTCTGGCTGGCTTCTCCTTGGATCTCTGATGACTTTAG GGCCAGCTGTTGTGAAGAACCACTTACCAAGGATGTTGCTGTTGTGGAAGAATGCATTCCCCAGATCTGTCAAGGAGTTGGATGCAGAAAAACAGAGAGGGGATTCCTTCACCTGGCAGGTGACACTTGAGGCTCGATCAGGGGCCCTGGGAG cCATGAACAGTTTTCTGCTCCACTGCCGTGACCTTGTAACCGAGGACGTCATCCGTCGTCTTCTGGCTCCACTCAAATGTGCTCTTCTCATGTTTACACA GTTACCCTGGGTGATAAAACAGTACGGGACTCATCTGAAGGCGAGTGCGGCCATGGTGAGACTGAGACTGTATGATGTCCTCTCTCAGCTACCCCCAGAATCCTTTGAAG GAACATACACTGACTTGTTGAGAGAGCTGGTGGCCGAGTTTACACTGACAGACAACCCCGCCAACACCACCACCTCCCTGCTGAGGGCCATGTGTCATGTGGACGACAGCGTCATCCTAGGATCCTGGCTCCAGGAGACGGACCACAAAGCCATCGAAGATCAG TTCGAACCCAATCGTAAAGTTGATAAAGAGGTA CTACAGCCGAACAGTGCCTCGGGGTCAGGAGCCTTGGAACATGACTCACAGTCCTTGTTTGCCAGATGCCCTGCG agtgaACCTATTCCTGGGCCCCTCCCATTGGGCGTGGCTGTGATTGACAGCTCAGTCCGACTGTATGGATTGGTGTTCCCTCGTGTGGCACACAAACACAGGCTTCAGATGCTGCAGCATTTCATCGAGTGTATCAAGCAGGCCAAGTCTGTCAGACAGCAGGCTGTACAAATGAACATCTTCACCTCCGTTCTCTGTGCTTTAAAG AATTTAGCAGATGCCAAAGAAAGTCTTGGACCTGACGAAgttaaaaaatcagcatttaATCTCATCatg GGTGCATTGAGCAGCACTAACCCCATTCTGCGCTGTGCAGCAGGAGAGGCCCTGGGACGGATGACCCAAGTTGTGGGGGACAGTCGATTCATAGCAGACATGGCCCAGTACAGCTTTAACAG CCTGAAGTCGGCTAGAGATGTGATCAACAGAACAGGCCACTCCCTGGCCCTAGGTTGTCTACATCGGTATGTGGGGGGGATGGGATCTGGACAACACCTGAACACCAGTGTCAGCATCCTACTGGCTCTGGCCCAGGACTCAAACTCACCTGTTGTACAG GTGTGGGCCCTGCATGCCCTGGGGCTGATCGCTGACTCAGGAGGCCCGATGTTCAGGAGCTACGTGGAGCCCACCCTATCCCTTGTTCTACAGCTGTTGCTGTCTGTCCCTCCCTCCACTGTGGACGTCCACCAGTGTCTGGGGAAGTGTCTGTCCGCCCTCATCACATCACTGGGACCTGAGTTACAAG GTAACAGTAGTGCTATAGCCACAGCCAGGATGTACTGTCTGGTGTGCTGTGCCATCATGCAGGACCACCCCGACTCCCTGGTCCAGGCAGAGGCCATCACCTGTCTGCAGCAGCTCCACATGTTTGCCCCCCGCCATGTCAATCTCACCTCACTGGTACCTCATCTCTGT GCCACTTTAGCTAGTTCCCACCTCCTCCTCCGTCGGGCAGCAGTAGGGTGCCTACGACAGTTAGTGACCCGTGAAGCAGGAGAGGTCAGTGACCAGGCCTTGACCCTGGCTGGGGACGGCACTAACGAGGACTCCATAGTAACAGAGACCGGGCTGGAGGGTCTGTTGTTTGGGATGATGGACACAGAGACAGACGGAAAGCTGATCTCTGATGTCCAGGACACACTCGTAAGTCTGCTACAGTCACTGGCCACGCAGAACCTTACAAGATGGCTGCTTCTACTTAAGGGGGTCCTTTCTGCGTCTACAG ACTCTGGCAGCACTGGGCCGTTAGAGAGTGGTCTCCAAGACAACAAGGACaaggatgatgatgatgaagaggaAGACGCAGAGCTGGAGTTCAAGGCCAACCAGCCAGATGTCACCCACCCCACTGTGGCTCCCAG GTGGCCGACAAGAGTGTTTGCTACAGAGTGTCTGCAGAAAATTCTGGTGGCTTGTGAAGGAGTGCAGGCAAACTTTGATCTGGAACTTGCCAgggaaattaaaatgaaaactagTAACG AGAATCTACTTGTGTTACATCTGTCAGAGCTTGTTAGAATGGCATTTATTGCAGCGACTTCTGACAGCAATCAGCTCCGCTTGGCTGGGTTGTCAGCTTTGCAG GACATCATCACCAAATTTGCCACTGTTCCTGAGCCAGAATTTCCAGGTCATGTGATTCTTGAACAATTCCAGGCACAG gTCAGTGCCGCTCTCCGTCCAGCTTTCTCACCAGACACATCCTCCGATGTAACAGCTGCTGCCTGTGAT GTTTGCAGTACATGGATTGGAAGTGGAGTTGCCCGTGACCTCAATGATCTTCGCCGAGTCCATCAATTGTTGGTGTCTTCTCTAGCAAAACTAAATGCTGGGAAATCTCAGTCTCCATTGTACAATGAAAGTGCTGTCACCATGGAAAAGCTGGCTGTACTAGGAGCTTGGGCAGAG GTGTACATTGTGGCAGTGGAGAGGGAGCATGAGAAGGAGACCAAGCCCCCGAGAGAGGAGGATGACTACGGGGAGAGCTCCAGGGAGAGTCTGCTGTCCCTGGTCCAGCCAGAACTCCCCACCCTCAGTCAAAACTGGCTGGGGGCCCTCAGAGACTATGCCTATCTCTCACTGCCCACAG AATATTCTAGTCAGCTCCCATCAGATGGGGGAACTTTCTACCACCCAGACACAGTAGACAACGCCAAGCCCCACTACAAGAAGCGCTGGACCCCCATCCTCCACGCCCTGGCCATCTGGCTCCACGAGACGGGGTTCTCCGTGGGGGAAATGAATAAAGAGAGCGACAAGAATTCCACCGTTCCAGCCAACGCTCCTGCCAACATGAAGAGGGAGGAAATTAACTCTGACCGATTCTATCTTATACTAG GTATCTGTGTGGAGGCTTTGTCCAACCCTCAGACTGTTCTTACAACACATGCTGTCAATGGAATTCTAAAGGCCCTCTGTGCAGTCCTAACTTCTGAGTGGCCAAAACAGCAAATTGGAGTGGATCCAATTCTATCTAAAGAAGTTTTGAATGTGATGCACAG AGTGTTCCTAACTCAGGAGAGTGTATACACGGAGTTCCTGGCTGTTGAAGTGGTGAAGGCTGTGCTGTTAGCTGGTAAAGACTGCCTACAGCAGGACAGAACAAAGACCAAAG AAAAGGAGATGGAGGCTTCCACTAGTAGTTCTGAGTCAATGGACATCTCGGAGAGTAGCTCCCTGGGGGATGGGGGAGAGGAGGGGGACATCATTCCAGAGAAGTCTGTAGTGTACGCTGCGCTGGAGGTGTGCCTGTGTGTGATATCCAGACAGATCCCCGCCCTGAACCCCTCGGCCCCCAGCACTGGGTTCCAGGTCCCCACCCGCCACACTAAAATATCCGACGAGAACTGTTCACTGGTCGCCTCCATTTTACTCATACTGGCAGATCTTCCAAACTTGTGTTCTAAAAATG GGTCTACTTCCATACTTCCTACTATTCTGTTCCTGATCACTGGAGTTTTACGGGAAATGTCAAACAAAGGGGCAGAGAGAAAGTCCCCCGTGGTGGTACAGGGCTGTCTGACCGCCCTTCGTACGCTCTGCTCCTCCCTCTTCCTGGACGATGAAGATGTGGGAAACAAATGGAGGGAGCTTCTCAAGAGTGCTCTGATCACTGTGCTGCAAAATGCCAAGCCAA ATGATGACAAACCAGCAATGGATGAGGTGACTTTACTTGCCACAATAACGATGTTCCTGGTCTGGGGGCCCGATGAAATAGCCCAGACCCCCGCCATTCAGACCCAGTGTGTGGGCGTGTTCAAAGATTGTTGGGGGTCCAAGAACCCAGAG GTTCAAATGAAGTGTTTACAGATGTTCACATCAGTGATACAAAAACTGGACAAGAAGAAGGCGACTTCATACATACGAGGAGTGGCTGCCAAGTTTCTAGAATATTTACTCATATTAAAGGACGACAAGTCTGGACTGGATTCCCAGCATGCTCTTGTGACGGCCTCGCTGAACTTTGCCGAAGTCCTGGTCGACAAAGCAGAAGAAGATAAAA